The Osmia lignaria lignaria isolate PbOS001 chromosome 14, iyOsmLign1, whole genome shotgun sequence genome has a window encoding:
- the Brf gene encoding brf RNA polymerase III subunit isoform X3, translating to MSGSKCRNCGSTEIETDPARGDAVCTECGFVLEDQLIVSETAFKETPSGNMMVLGQFVANDSTGGATEFGATYHINGKESRGITLQNARKGITHLCMQLRLNQHCIDTSMNFYKMALNRHLTRGRKQAHNHAACVYITCRTEGTAHMLIDISDVLQICVHELGRTYLRFTQALCINIPSVDPCLYILRFANKLEFGEKTHEVSMTALRVVQRMKRDSIHSGRRPSGLCGAALLMAARLHEFNRSPADIIKIVKVHESTLRKRLIEFGDTPSSALTLEEFMTVDLEEEQDPPAFKAARKKDRERLQKLENIYTEINELQAEIDKQLEEHSVGKTRKRKDVCLEREDTERFVRESNLNVIKSYVEDADDPDSEIQESNLNNTNNRLITGLGPNIASMGLISANDRENETNGQTNATYENDTGEIDIADLDDEELDSYIMSEKEAQFKHNLWNKVNAEYLEQQKEREEKRQKEKEEGKPEKKRRRSTKRNKTQAPANSAGEAIEKMLQEKKISSKINYEVLKSLNVSLTTLNKEQQKIEEPVESPRVDVDNAASSSKVLPKLQDKPTITTARKSHSVKVKLQIKEAKEENEQKPVEIETDLVEPTLPKINACDMVDETDDYIDEEVEADPTEMTVGQMLGRHGSEDENDFGYGYDEEDY from the exons atgTCTGGAAGTAAGTGTCGAAATTGTGGATCCACGGAAATTGAAACAGATCCAGCTCGAGGAGATGCTGTTTGTACAGAATGTGGTTTTGTTTTGGAAGatcaacttattgttagtgaaACAGCATTTAAAGAGACACCATCTGGGAATATGATGGTGCTCGGTCAATTTGTTGCTAATGACAGTACTGGAGGTGCTACAGAATTTGGTGCAA CTTATCATATCAATGGAAAAGAATCAAGAGGAATTACATTACAAAATGCAAGAAAAGGAATAACTCATTTATGTATGCAATTACG TTTGAATCAACACTGTATTGATACatctatgaatttttataaaatggcCTTAAACCGACATTTGACCCGCGGAAGAAAGCAAGCGCATAATCATGCAGCTTGTGTTTATATTACTTGCCGTACAGAAGGCACTGCAC ATATGCTTATTGACATTAGCGACGTTCTTCAAATTTGTGTTCATGAATTGGGACGGACGTATTTGCGGTTTACACAAGCTCTTTGCATCAACATTCCTTCAGTAG ATCCATGCTTGTATATTCTGAGGTTTGCAAATAAGCTAGAATTCGGTGAGAAAACTCATGAAGTGTCTATGACGGCCTTGCGAGTAGTTCAAAGGATGAAAAGAGATAGTATTCACAGCGGACGTAGGCCATCAGGATTATGTGGAGCtg cctTATTGATGGCTGCTCGATTACACGAGTTCAACAGGTCACCTGCTGATATTATAAAAATCGTAAAGGTACATGAATCGACGTTACGCAAAAG gCTTATAGAATTTGGAGATACACCTTCGAGCGCGTTAACTCTCGAAGAATTTATGACGGTCGATTTGGAAGAGGAACAGGATCCCCCGGCATTTAAAGCTGCCCGGAAAAAGGATAGAGAACGGTTACAGAAg TTGGAAAATATATATACAGAAATAAATGAATTGCAAGCCGAGATTGATAAACAGCTGGAAGAGCATAGTGTAGGAAAAACAAGAAAACGAAAAGATG TGTGCTTAGAAAGGGAGGACACTGAGAGGTTCGTAAGAGAGAGtaatttaaatgtaataaaaagttACGTGGAAGATGCGGATGATCCTGATAGTGAAATTCAAGAATCTAATTTGAATAACACTAATAACCGATTGATTACTGGGCTCG GTCCAAACATTGCTTCCATGGGACTAATATCGGCAAATGATCGAGAAAATGAAACGAACGGGCAAACAAACGCAACTTATGAAAAT GATACGGGCGAGATTGACATCGCTGACCTGGATGATGAAGAATTAGATAGTTATATCATGTCGGAAAAGGAGGCACAGTTTAAACACAATTTGTGGAATAAAGTAAATGCTGAGTATTTAGAGCAACAAAAAGAGCGAGAAGAAAAACgacaaaaagagaaagaagagggtaaacctgagaaaaaAAGACGACGAAGTACTAAACGTAATAAAACACAGGCACCAGCAAATAGTGCAG GAGAAGCAATTGAGAAAATGTTACAAGAGAAGAAGATTTCgtctaaaattaattatgaagTATTAAAAAGTTTAAATGTTAGTTTAACTACTTTAAACAAAGAACAACAAAAAATAGAAGAACCAGTTGAATCACCCAGAGTAGATGTAGATAATGCTGCAAGTTCCAGCAAAGT TCTGCCGAAATTACAAGATAAACCAACTATAACAACAGCCAGAAAATCTCATTCAGTTAAAGTTAAACTTCAGATAAAAGAAGCAAAGGAAGAAAATGAACAGAAGCCTGTTGAAATAGAAACTGATTTGGTAGAACCAACATTACCAAAAATAAATGCCTGTGATATGG TAGATGAAACTGATGACTATATTGACGAAGAGGTTGAAGCTGATCCTACAGAAATGACTGTCGGACAAATGCTTGGGCGACATGGATCAGAAGATGAGAATGATTTTGGATATGGATATGATGAAGAAGATTATTag
- the Brf gene encoding brf RNA polymerase III subunit isoform X2, producing MSGSKCRNCGSTEIETDPARGDAVCTECGFVLEDQLIVSETAFKETPSGNMMVLGQFVANDSTGGATEFGATYHINGKESRGITLQNARKGITHLCMQLRLNQHCIDTSMNFYKMALNRHLTRGRKQAHNHAACVYITCRTEGTAHMLIDISDVLQICVHELGRTYLRFTQALCINIPSVDPCLYILRFANKLEFGEKTHEVSMTALRVVQRMKRDSIHSGRRPSGLCGAALLMAARLHEFNRSPADIIKIVKVHESTLRKRLIEFGDTPSSALTLEEFMTVDLEEEQDPPAFKAARKKDRERLQKLENIYTEINELQAEIDKQLEEHSVGKTRKRKDAVCLEREDTERFVRESNLNVIKSYVEDADDPDSEIQESNLNNTNNRLITGLGPNIASMGLISANDRENETNGQTNATYENDTGEIDIADLDDEELDSYIMSEKEAQFKHNLWNKVNAEYLEQQKEREEKRQKEKEEGKPEKKRRRSTKRNKTQAPANSAGEAIEKMLQEKKISSKINYEVLKSLNVSLTTLNKEQQKIEEPVESPRVDVDNAASSSKVLPKLQDKPTITTARKSHSVKVKLQIKEAKEENEQKPVEIETDLVEPTLPKINACDMDETDDYIDEEVEADPTEMTVGQMLGRHGSEDENDFGYGYDEEDY from the exons atgTCTGGAAGTAAGTGTCGAAATTGTGGATCCACGGAAATTGAAACAGATCCAGCTCGAGGAGATGCTGTTTGTACAGAATGTGGTTTTGTTTTGGAAGatcaacttattgttagtgaaACAGCATTTAAAGAGACACCATCTGGGAATATGATGGTGCTCGGTCAATTTGTTGCTAATGACAGTACTGGAGGTGCTACAGAATTTGGTGCAA CTTATCATATCAATGGAAAAGAATCAAGAGGAATTACATTACAAAATGCAAGAAAAGGAATAACTCATTTATGTATGCAATTACG TTTGAATCAACACTGTATTGATACatctatgaatttttataaaatggcCTTAAACCGACATTTGACCCGCGGAAGAAAGCAAGCGCATAATCATGCAGCTTGTGTTTATATTACTTGCCGTACAGAAGGCACTGCAC ATATGCTTATTGACATTAGCGACGTTCTTCAAATTTGTGTTCATGAATTGGGACGGACGTATTTGCGGTTTACACAAGCTCTTTGCATCAACATTCCTTCAGTAG ATCCATGCTTGTATATTCTGAGGTTTGCAAATAAGCTAGAATTCGGTGAGAAAACTCATGAAGTGTCTATGACGGCCTTGCGAGTAGTTCAAAGGATGAAAAGAGATAGTATTCACAGCGGACGTAGGCCATCAGGATTATGTGGAGCtg cctTATTGATGGCTGCTCGATTACACGAGTTCAACAGGTCACCTGCTGATATTATAAAAATCGTAAAGGTACATGAATCGACGTTACGCAAAAG gCTTATAGAATTTGGAGATACACCTTCGAGCGCGTTAACTCTCGAAGAATTTATGACGGTCGATTTGGAAGAGGAACAGGATCCCCCGGCATTTAAAGCTGCCCGGAAAAAGGATAGAGAACGGTTACAGAAg TTGGAAAATATATATACAGAAATAAATGAATTGCAAGCCGAGATTGATAAACAGCTGGAAGAGCATAGTGTAGGAAAAACAAGAAAACGAAAAGATG caGTGTGCTTAGAAAGGGAGGACACTGAGAGGTTCGTAAGAGAGAGtaatttaaatgtaataaaaagttACGTGGAAGATGCGGATGATCCTGATAGTGAAATTCAAGAATCTAATTTGAATAACACTAATAACCGATTGATTACTGGGCTCG GTCCAAACATTGCTTCCATGGGACTAATATCGGCAAATGATCGAGAAAATGAAACGAACGGGCAAACAAACGCAACTTATGAAAAT GATACGGGCGAGATTGACATCGCTGACCTGGATGATGAAGAATTAGATAGTTATATCATGTCGGAAAAGGAGGCACAGTTTAAACACAATTTGTGGAATAAAGTAAATGCTGAGTATTTAGAGCAACAAAAAGAGCGAGAAGAAAAACgacaaaaagagaaagaagagggtaaacctgagaaaaaAAGACGACGAAGTACTAAACGTAATAAAACACAGGCACCAGCAAATAGTGCAG GAGAAGCAATTGAGAAAATGTTACAAGAGAAGAAGATTTCgtctaaaattaattatgaagTATTAAAAAGTTTAAATGTTAGTTTAACTACTTTAAACAAAGAACAACAAAAAATAGAAGAACCAGTTGAATCACCCAGAGTAGATGTAGATAATGCTGCAAGTTCCAGCAAAGT TCTGCCGAAATTACAAGATAAACCAACTATAACAACAGCCAGAAAATCTCATTCAGTTAAAGTTAAACTTCAGATAAAAGAAGCAAAGGAAGAAAATGAACAGAAGCCTGTTGAAATAGAAACTGATTTGGTAGAACCAACATTACCAAAAATAAATGCCTGTGATATGG ATGAAACTGATGACTATATTGACGAAGAGGTTGAAGCTGATCCTACAGAAATGACTGTCGGACAAATGCTTGGGCGACATGGATCAGAAGATGAGAATGATTTTGGATATGGATATGATGAAGAAGATTATTag
- the Brf gene encoding brf RNA polymerase III subunit isoform X1 produces MSGSKCRNCGSTEIETDPARGDAVCTECGFVLEDQLIVSETAFKETPSGNMMVLGQFVANDSTGGATEFGATYHINGKESRGITLQNARKGITHLCMQLRLNQHCIDTSMNFYKMALNRHLTRGRKQAHNHAACVYITCRTEGTAHMLIDISDVLQICVHELGRTYLRFTQALCINIPSVDPCLYILRFANKLEFGEKTHEVSMTALRVVQRMKRDSIHSGRRPSGLCGAALLMAARLHEFNRSPADIIKIVKVHESTLRKRLIEFGDTPSSALTLEEFMTVDLEEEQDPPAFKAARKKDRERLQKLENIYTEINELQAEIDKQLEEHSVGKTRKRKDAVCLEREDTERFVRESNLNVIKSYVEDADDPDSEIQESNLNNTNNRLITGLGPNIASMGLISANDRENETNGQTNATYENDTGEIDIADLDDEELDSYIMSEKEAQFKHNLWNKVNAEYLEQQKEREEKRQKEKEEGKPEKKRRRSTKRNKTQAPANSAGEAIEKMLQEKKISSKINYEVLKSLNVSLTTLNKEQQKIEEPVESPRVDVDNAASSSKVLPKLQDKPTITTARKSHSVKVKLQIKEAKEENEQKPVEIETDLVEPTLPKINACDMVDETDDYIDEEVEADPTEMTVGQMLGRHGSEDENDFGYGYDEEDY; encoded by the exons atgTCTGGAAGTAAGTGTCGAAATTGTGGATCCACGGAAATTGAAACAGATCCAGCTCGAGGAGATGCTGTTTGTACAGAATGTGGTTTTGTTTTGGAAGatcaacttattgttagtgaaACAGCATTTAAAGAGACACCATCTGGGAATATGATGGTGCTCGGTCAATTTGTTGCTAATGACAGTACTGGAGGTGCTACAGAATTTGGTGCAA CTTATCATATCAATGGAAAAGAATCAAGAGGAATTACATTACAAAATGCAAGAAAAGGAATAACTCATTTATGTATGCAATTACG TTTGAATCAACACTGTATTGATACatctatgaatttttataaaatggcCTTAAACCGACATTTGACCCGCGGAAGAAAGCAAGCGCATAATCATGCAGCTTGTGTTTATATTACTTGCCGTACAGAAGGCACTGCAC ATATGCTTATTGACATTAGCGACGTTCTTCAAATTTGTGTTCATGAATTGGGACGGACGTATTTGCGGTTTACACAAGCTCTTTGCATCAACATTCCTTCAGTAG ATCCATGCTTGTATATTCTGAGGTTTGCAAATAAGCTAGAATTCGGTGAGAAAACTCATGAAGTGTCTATGACGGCCTTGCGAGTAGTTCAAAGGATGAAAAGAGATAGTATTCACAGCGGACGTAGGCCATCAGGATTATGTGGAGCtg cctTATTGATGGCTGCTCGATTACACGAGTTCAACAGGTCACCTGCTGATATTATAAAAATCGTAAAGGTACATGAATCGACGTTACGCAAAAG gCTTATAGAATTTGGAGATACACCTTCGAGCGCGTTAACTCTCGAAGAATTTATGACGGTCGATTTGGAAGAGGAACAGGATCCCCCGGCATTTAAAGCTGCCCGGAAAAAGGATAGAGAACGGTTACAGAAg TTGGAAAATATATATACAGAAATAAATGAATTGCAAGCCGAGATTGATAAACAGCTGGAAGAGCATAGTGTAGGAAAAACAAGAAAACGAAAAGATG caGTGTGCTTAGAAAGGGAGGACACTGAGAGGTTCGTAAGAGAGAGtaatttaaatgtaataaaaagttACGTGGAAGATGCGGATGATCCTGATAGTGAAATTCAAGAATCTAATTTGAATAACACTAATAACCGATTGATTACTGGGCTCG GTCCAAACATTGCTTCCATGGGACTAATATCGGCAAATGATCGAGAAAATGAAACGAACGGGCAAACAAACGCAACTTATGAAAAT GATACGGGCGAGATTGACATCGCTGACCTGGATGATGAAGAATTAGATAGTTATATCATGTCGGAAAAGGAGGCACAGTTTAAACACAATTTGTGGAATAAAGTAAATGCTGAGTATTTAGAGCAACAAAAAGAGCGAGAAGAAAAACgacaaaaagagaaagaagagggtaaacctgagaaaaaAAGACGACGAAGTACTAAACGTAATAAAACACAGGCACCAGCAAATAGTGCAG GAGAAGCAATTGAGAAAATGTTACAAGAGAAGAAGATTTCgtctaaaattaattatgaagTATTAAAAAGTTTAAATGTTAGTTTAACTACTTTAAACAAAGAACAACAAAAAATAGAAGAACCAGTTGAATCACCCAGAGTAGATGTAGATAATGCTGCAAGTTCCAGCAAAGT TCTGCCGAAATTACAAGATAAACCAACTATAACAACAGCCAGAAAATCTCATTCAGTTAAAGTTAAACTTCAGATAAAAGAAGCAAAGGAAGAAAATGAACAGAAGCCTGTTGAAATAGAAACTGATTTGGTAGAACCAACATTACCAAAAATAAATGCCTGTGATATGG TAGATGAAACTGATGACTATATTGACGAAGAGGTTGAAGCTGATCCTACAGAAATGACTGTCGGACAAATGCTTGGGCGACATGGATCAGAAGATGAGAATGATTTTGGATATGGATATGATGAAGAAGATTATTag